From a region of the Georgenia yuyongxinii genome:
- a CDS encoding ABC transporter permease: MSSLGTIWLIASREVKTRMMTKANIISLAVMLAVIIVAAFVGNYFMNRDQGPSALQVGVSESTVVLTDPLEAGAAQQDSDVDVLPMTRDDAEAALTGEADAKLDAFLDGDPAAPTMLVADGADPELLALVTTATQSFAFADQISELGGNPDTFNQTMASATPTVESLEGEDGEGGADGFDGPTYGVAMAMISVLLFALIGSGSLIAMGVVEEKTSRVVEILLATIRPTQLLAGKILGIGIYGLFQVVVLGGALAIAASAIGLMDGLEINLGASLGLMVLWFLLGYALFALLFGGFAALVSRQEDIGTVTTPLMFLLFIPYYMTMFMVPNNPDGTAVKILSQVPFFAPFMMPVREAFGGLAGWEMPLSIVIALVAIPLLIWIAARVYQRGVLHTGGRMKLSEALKG, encoded by the coding sequence ATGAGCAGCCTGGGCACCATCTGGCTGATCGCCAGCCGCGAGGTCAAGACCCGCATGATGACCAAGGCGAACATCATCTCGCTGGCCGTCATGCTCGCCGTCATCATCGTCGCCGCGTTCGTCGGCAACTACTTCATGAACCGCGACCAAGGCCCGTCGGCGCTGCAGGTCGGCGTCTCCGAGTCCACGGTCGTCCTCACCGACCCGCTCGAGGCCGGGGCTGCGCAGCAGGACTCCGACGTCGACGTCCTCCCCATGACCCGCGACGACGCCGAGGCCGCCCTGACCGGTGAGGCCGACGCCAAGCTCGACGCCTTCCTCGACGGCGACCCGGCCGCCCCCACCATGCTCGTGGCGGACGGCGCGGACCCCGAGCTGCTGGCGCTGGTCACCACGGCCACCCAGTCCTTCGCGTTCGCCGATCAGATCAGCGAGCTCGGCGGCAACCCGGACACGTTCAACCAGACGATGGCGAGCGCCACGCCCACCGTCGAGTCGCTCGAGGGCGAGGACGGCGAGGGCGGCGCGGACGGGTTCGACGGCCCGACCTACGGCGTCGCGATGGCGATGATCTCCGTGCTGCTCTTCGCGCTCATCGGGTCCGGCTCGCTCATCGCGATGGGCGTGGTGGAAGAGAAGACCTCCCGGGTGGTGGAGATCCTCCTCGCGACGATCAGGCCCACCCAGCTGCTGGCCGGCAAGATCCTCGGGATCGGCATCTACGGGCTCTTCCAGGTGGTCGTGCTCGGCGGTGCCCTGGCGATCGCGGCGAGCGCCATCGGCCTGATGGACGGGCTGGAGATCAACCTCGGCGCCTCCCTGGGGCTGATGGTCCTGTGGTTCCTGCTGGGCTACGCGCTCTTCGCGCTGCTCTTCGGCGGGTTCGCGGCGCTCGTCTCCCGCCAGGAGGACATCGGCACGGTGACGACGCCGCTGATGTTCCTGCTGTTCATCCCGTACTACATGACCATGTTCATGGTGCCGAACAACCCCGACGGCACCGCCGTCAAGATCCTGTCCCAGGTGCCGTTCTTCGCGCCGTTCATGATGCCGGTCCGGGAAGCCTTCGGCGGCCTCGCCGGATGGGAGATGCCGCTGTCCATCGTCATCGCGCTCGTGGCGATCCCGCTGCTCATCTGGATCGCGGCCCGCGTCTACCAGCGCGGCGTCCTCCACACGGGCGGCCGGATGAAGCTCTCCGAGGCCCTCAAGGGCTGA
- a CDS encoding 4-(cytidine 5'-diphospho)-2-C-methyl-D-erythritol kinase, with protein MTATQVQVRAPGKINLALHVGPPRPDGYHPLATLFQAVSLYEDVLARPADEITLELRGRGTDLPTDAGNLAVRAAALLRETGGVDRGVHLTITKQVPVAGGMAGGSADAAATLLACDQLWGTGLSREELAELAAELGADVPFALTGMSAMGVGRGDLVTPVMSRGTYHWVLAVQGEGLSTPHVFTTFDELEGYTVPSAAAPGSGSGSDQAAPDGAGPRVDPGLLAALLSADPLVLAKHLTNDLQDAALDLRPELGDVLAAADRAGALAAVVSGSGPTVAALALDAPHAASVADVMRAAEVAAEVLTVTGPVPGARVLEHVHGRR; from the coding sequence GTGACGGCTACCCAGGTCCAGGTCCGCGCGCCGGGGAAGATCAACCTCGCGCTGCACGTCGGCCCGCCCCGGCCCGACGGGTACCACCCGCTGGCCACCCTCTTCCAGGCGGTCTCCCTCTACGAGGACGTCCTCGCGCGCCCCGCGGACGAGATCACCCTGGAGCTGCGCGGCCGCGGCACCGACCTGCCCACCGACGCCGGCAACCTCGCCGTGCGCGCCGCGGCGCTGCTGCGCGAGACCGGCGGCGTGGACCGCGGCGTCCACCTGACCATCACCAAGCAGGTGCCCGTGGCCGGCGGCATGGCCGGCGGCTCGGCCGACGCCGCGGCCACCCTGCTGGCGTGCGACCAGCTCTGGGGCACCGGGCTCAGCCGCGAGGAGCTCGCCGAGCTCGCCGCCGAGCTCGGCGCCGACGTGCCCTTCGCGCTGACCGGCATGTCCGCCATGGGCGTCGGGCGCGGGGACCTGGTCACCCCGGTCATGAGCCGCGGCACCTACCACTGGGTGCTCGCCGTGCAGGGGGAGGGCCTGTCCACCCCGCACGTGTTCACGACCTTCGACGAGCTCGAGGGGTACACCGTGCCGAGCGCCGCCGCGCCCGGGTCCGGGTCCGGGTCCGACCAGGCCGCTCCCGACGGCGCCGGCCCGCGCGTCGACCCCGGCCTGCTCGCGGCCCTGCTCTCCGCCGACCCGCTGGTGCTGGCCAAGCACCTCACCAACGACCTGCAGGACGCCGCCCTCGACCTGCGTCCCGAGCTCGGCGACGTCCTCGCCGCGGCCGACCGGGCCGGCGCGCTGGCCGCCGTCGTCTCCGGCTCCGGGCCCACCGTCGCCGCCCTCGCGCTCGACGCCCCGCACGCCGCCAGCGTGGCCGACGTCATGCGGGCCGCCGAGGTCGCCGCCGAGGTCCTCACCGTCACCGGGCCGGTGCCTGGTGCGCGGGTGCTCGAGCACGTGCACGGCAGGCGGTAG
- the rsmA gene encoding 16S rRNA (adenine(1518)-N(6)/adenine(1519)-N(6))-dimethyltransferase RsmA, producing MTTDAAPPAGLLGAADVRRLADALGVRPTKTLGQNFVHDAGTVRRIVRTAGVEAGDVVLEVGPGLGSLTLALLETGAHVVAVEIDPPLARALPATVTARMPDAAARLAVLPADAMTVTGPADLPAPAALAGDAVVPTRLVANLPYNVAVPVLLTLLQNLPSLAEVLVMVQAEVADRIAAPPGSRTYGVPSVKAAWYAEATRAGTISRSVFWPVPNVDSALVRLRRREPPATTATRREVFAVVDAAFAQRRKTLRAALGPWAGSPAAAEVALRAAGVDPTLRGERLTVADFARIAEQRPAGAGTTPSGTLAR from the coding sequence GTGACGACTGATGCCGCCCCGCCCGCGGGCCTGCTCGGCGCGGCGGACGTGCGGCGCCTCGCCGACGCCCTCGGCGTACGACCCACCAAGACCCTCGGGCAGAACTTCGTCCACGACGCCGGCACGGTGCGCCGCATCGTCCGCACGGCCGGCGTGGAAGCCGGCGACGTCGTCCTCGAGGTGGGTCCCGGCCTCGGGTCGCTCACCCTCGCCCTGCTGGAGACCGGCGCCCACGTCGTCGCCGTCGAGATCGACCCGCCACTGGCCCGCGCCCTGCCGGCCACCGTCACCGCCCGCATGCCCGACGCCGCCGCCCGGCTGGCCGTGCTGCCCGCCGACGCGATGACGGTCACCGGACCGGCGGACCTGCCGGCGCCGGCCGCACTGGCGGGGGACGCCGTCGTCCCGACCCGGCTCGTCGCGAACCTGCCGTACAACGTGGCCGTCCCGGTGCTGCTGACCCTGCTGCAGAACCTACCGAGCTTGGCCGAGGTGCTGGTCATGGTCCAGGCGGAGGTGGCCGACCGGATCGCCGCACCGCCTGGATCCCGCACCTACGGCGTGCCCTCGGTCAAGGCCGCCTGGTACGCAGAGGCCACACGCGCCGGCACCATCTCCCGGTCCGTGTTCTGGCCGGTGCCCAACGTCGACTCCGCGCTGGTCCGCCTGCGCCGCCGCGAGCCCCCCGCGACCACGGCCACCCGCCGGGAGGTCTTCGCCGTCGTCGACGCCGCGTTCGCCCAGCGGCGCAAGACGCTGCGTGCCGCCCTCGGACCCTGGGCCGGCTCACCCGCGGCCGCCGAGGTGGCCCTGCGCGCGGCCGGGGTGGACCCCACCCTGCGCGGCGAGCGGCTCACCGTCGCCGACTTCGCCCGGATCGCCGAGCAGCGCCCGGCGGGCGCGGGGACCACCCCCTCTGGCACCCTGGCCAGGTGA
- a CDS encoding ABC-F family ATP-binding cassette domain-containing protein, which translates to MAHLLGIEGAGVVLGSRPILDGITLGLDDGVRVGVLGRNGAGKSTLLGILAGSVEPDTGRVTRAGGTHVVALDQSDDLPGGTVVRDIVHPGVDEHVWASQPAVRDIHAGLLADVGLDADVATLSGGQRRRVALARVLTQPAEVLILDEPTNHLDVEGVDWLAHHLQERYARGEGALVVVTHDRWFLDAVCTKVWEVVPGHDGVAGRAPVGGHVETYDGGYAAYVLSRAERTRTAAVTEEKRNNLLRKELAWLRRGAPARTSKPKFRLDAAAALIADEPPPRDPLELTRLATARLGKDVVDLEDVSVAYPLRPGETAAVARDEGGTADGMRTVLDGVTWRLAPGERVGIVGVNGAGKSTLLRLLAGTQQPTAGRVKRGKTVQVAQLSQETRELDAVAHLRVIEAVEEVKGRVEVGGKELTAGQLVERLGFTRERAWTPVADLSGGERRRLQLLRLLVAEPNVLLLDEPTNDLDTDTLAAVEDLLDGWPGTLVVVSHDRYLLERVTDHQVALLGDGQLRGLPGGIEQYLRLRHQLETAGERAGGASGGGTSAGGGSGSGVPVSQGRGAVPGGDGVATAPSTGPSAAEQRVARKEMARLERQLAKASERIEKLHAELAAASGDPARVGELTDLAARAKAAEDEHAGLEEEWLTAAEVAEA; encoded by the coding sequence ATGGCCCACCTCCTCGGCATCGAGGGCGCCGGCGTCGTCCTCGGCTCACGCCCCATCCTCGACGGCATCACCCTCGGCCTCGACGACGGTGTGCGCGTGGGCGTGCTCGGCCGCAACGGCGCCGGCAAGTCCACCCTGCTCGGCATCCTGGCCGGCAGCGTCGAGCCGGACACCGGGCGCGTCACCCGCGCCGGCGGCACCCACGTCGTCGCCCTCGACCAGTCCGACGACCTGCCCGGCGGGACCGTCGTGCGCGACATCGTCCACCCCGGCGTCGACGAGCACGTCTGGGCCTCCCAACCGGCGGTCCGCGACATCCACGCCGGCCTGCTGGCCGACGTCGGCCTGGACGCCGACGTCGCCACCCTCTCCGGTGGGCAGCGCCGGCGCGTGGCGCTCGCCCGGGTGCTTACCCAGCCCGCCGAGGTGCTCATCCTCGACGAGCCCACCAACCACCTCGACGTCGAGGGGGTGGACTGGCTCGCCCACCATCTGCAGGAGCGGTACGCCCGCGGCGAGGGCGCGCTGGTCGTCGTCACCCACGACCGTTGGTTCCTCGACGCCGTCTGCACCAAGGTCTGGGAGGTCGTCCCCGGGCACGACGGCGTCGCCGGCCGGGCGCCCGTGGGCGGGCACGTGGAGACGTACGACGGCGGCTACGCGGCCTACGTCCTGTCCCGCGCCGAACGCACCCGCACCGCCGCCGTCACCGAGGAGAAGCGCAACAACCTCCTGCGCAAGGAGCTGGCGTGGCTGCGCCGCGGCGCCCCGGCCCGCACCTCGAAGCCGAAGTTCCGGCTCGACGCCGCTGCCGCCCTGATCGCCGACGAGCCGCCGCCGCGCGACCCGCTTGAGCTGACCCGCCTCGCCACCGCCCGGCTGGGCAAGGACGTCGTCGACCTGGAGGACGTGTCCGTCGCCTACCCGCTGCGGCCGGGTGAGACGGCCGCCGTCGCGCGTGACGAGGGAGGCACCGCGGACGGGATGCGCACCGTCCTGGACGGTGTCACCTGGCGCCTGGCCCCCGGCGAGCGGGTGGGGATCGTGGGCGTCAACGGCGCCGGGAAATCCACCCTGCTGCGCCTGCTGGCGGGCACCCAGCAGCCCACCGCCGGCCGGGTCAAGCGCGGCAAGACCGTGCAGGTCGCCCAGCTCTCCCAGGAGACCCGCGAGCTCGACGCCGTCGCGCACCTGCGGGTGATCGAGGCGGTCGAGGAGGTCAAGGGCCGGGTCGAGGTCGGCGGCAAGGAGCTCACCGCCGGCCAGCTGGTGGAGCGGCTCGGGTTCACCCGCGAACGCGCGTGGACGCCGGTGGCCGACCTCTCCGGCGGCGAGCGGCGACGCCTGCAGCTGCTGCGACTGCTCGTGGCCGAGCCGAACGTGCTGCTCCTGGACGAGCCCACCAACGACCTCGACACCGACACCCTGGCCGCCGTCGAGGACCTCCTCGACGGCTGGCCCGGCACCCTGGTGGTGGTCTCGCACGACCGGTACCTGCTCGAGCGGGTCACCGACCACCAGGTCGCCCTGCTCGGCGACGGGCAGCTCCGCGGCCTCCCGGGCGGTATCGAGCAGTACCTGCGGCTGCGGCACCAGCTCGAGACGGCAGGGGAGCGGGCCGGCGGGGCGTCGGGCGGCGGGACGTCAGCGGGCGGAGGCTCCGGCAGCGGGGTGCCCGTGTCCCAGGGCCGGGGAGCGGTGCCCGGCGGCGACGGCGTTGCCACCGCGCCGTCCACCGGGCCCAGCGCCGCCGAGCAGCGCGTGGCACGCAAGGAGATGGCCCGCCTGGAACGTCAGCTCGCCAAGGCCTCCGAACGGATCGAGAAGCTGCACGCCGAGCTGGCGGCGGCCTCCGGGGACCCGGCGCGCGTGGGTGAGCTCACCGACCTGGCGGCACGGGCGAAGGCGGCCGAGGACGAGCACGCCGGTCTGGAGGAGGAGTGGCTCACCGCCGCCGAGGTGGCCGAAGCCTGA
- a CDS encoding MarR family winged helix-turn-helix transcriptional regulator, with translation MSAAQPTEQPGTLRPAATPSAGAPGGQDEVDRIVTAWQRERPDLQPMPLHVFSRVSRLARHLDLARRRAFTEHGVEAWEFDVLSALRRAGDPYELTPGRLIAETLVSSGTMTNRIDRMVAHGLVVRAGDATDRRVVKVRLTPDGKSRVDAAMSTLLDSERELLAALTPAERSQLRDLLRRLLLPFDRP, from the coding sequence ATGAGTGCAGCGCAGCCGACCGAGCAGCCGGGGACCCTTCGTCCCGCGGCGACGCCGTCGGCCGGCGCGCCCGGCGGTCAGGACGAGGTGGACCGGATCGTCACCGCCTGGCAGCGCGAGCGGCCGGACCTGCAGCCAATGCCGTTGCACGTGTTCTCCCGGGTCTCACGCCTCGCCCGCCACCTCGACCTCGCGCGGCGTCGGGCGTTCACCGAGCACGGCGTCGAGGCGTGGGAGTTCGACGTGCTCTCCGCCCTGCGCCGGGCCGGCGACCCGTACGAGCTCACCCCCGGCCGGCTGATCGCCGAGACCCTGGTCTCCTCCGGCACGATGACCAACCGGATCGACCGGATGGTGGCCCACGGCCTCGTCGTGCGGGCCGGTGACGCCACCGACCGTCGCGTCGTCAAGGTGCGGCTGACACCCGACGGCAAGTCGCGCGTGGACGCCGCCATGTCCACCCTGCTCGACTCCGAGCGCGAGCTCCTGGCGGCGCTCACCCCCGCCGAACGTAGCCAGCTGCGTGACCTGCTGCGCAGGCTGCTGCTCCCCTTCGACCGGCCCTGA
- a CDS encoding resuscitation-promoting factor, which produces MSANHRTDQITTVSAEGVETSVRAKRRLLPWLALGIVPVLVAGGAVTAHAHKSVDLEINGEHHTLSTFAGSVEGLLAEKGITLGERDLLAPAPDTALADGADVVVRTAREVTVQIDGEEQEVWTTALTSGEVVASLFESGREVSVAASRSLAGGRQALDMPLVVDGEADVVADGATTRVQLAGTAFVPDALEAAGVEVDRTDRVEVRTGENAVPVVVVTRMDRGERTETEPVEFETVEREDPTMLEGETEVVQEGVPGELTRTFVTVTVDGKEAHSEQTREEVTTEPVNKIVAVGTKARPAPAPAPAAKAPAAAASGGGGAATAAPAPAPAPATGDVWARLAQCESGGNPTIVSANGLYHGLYQFSVGTWQAVGGTGLPSQASPAEQTQRAQALQARSGWGQWPACARKLGLL; this is translated from the coding sequence GTGAGCGCGAACCACCGCACCGACCAGATCACCACCGTCTCCGCCGAAGGCGTCGAGACCTCCGTCCGCGCGAAGCGCCGCCTCCTTCCCTGGCTCGCCCTGGGCATCGTGCCCGTGCTCGTAGCCGGCGGCGCCGTCACCGCCCACGCCCACAAGAGCGTGGACCTCGAGATCAACGGCGAGCACCACACGCTGAGCACGTTCGCCGGTTCGGTCGAGGGCCTCCTCGCCGAGAAGGGCATCACCCTCGGTGAGCGTGACCTCCTCGCCCCCGCCCCGGACACCGCCCTGGCCGACGGCGCCGACGTCGTCGTGCGCACCGCCCGGGAGGTGACGGTCCAGATCGACGGCGAGGAGCAGGAGGTCTGGACCACGGCCCTGACCTCCGGCGAGGTCGTCGCCAGCCTCTTCGAGTCCGGCCGCGAGGTCTCCGTGGCCGCGTCCCGGTCCCTCGCCGGCGGCCGTCAGGCCCTGGACATGCCGCTGGTGGTCGACGGCGAGGCCGACGTCGTCGCCGACGGCGCCACCACCCGCGTGCAGCTCGCCGGCACCGCGTTCGTGCCCGACGCCCTCGAGGCGGCCGGGGTGGAGGTGGACCGCACCGACCGCGTCGAGGTCCGCACCGGCGAGAACGCGGTCCCCGTGGTCGTCGTGACCCGCATGGACCGGGGCGAGCGCACCGAGACCGAGCCGGTCGAGTTCGAGACGGTCGAGCGCGAGGACCCGACGATGCTCGAGGGCGAGACCGAGGTGGTCCAGGAGGGCGTGCCCGGCGAGCTCACCCGCACCTTCGTCACCGTGACGGTCGACGGCAAGGAGGCGCACTCCGAGCAGACCCGCGAGGAGGTCACCACCGAGCCGGTCAACAAGATCGTCGCCGTGGGCACCAAGGCGCGTCCGGCCCCGGCGCCCGCTCCCGCCGCCAAGGCACCCGCAGCGGCCGCCTCCGGCGGCGGCGGCGCCGCCACGGCCGCACCGGCACCGGCTCCCGCCCCTGCCACCGGCGACGTGTGGGCCCGGCTGGCCCAGTGCGAGTCCGGCGGCAACCCGACCATCGTCAGCGCCAACGGGCTCTACCACGGCCTCTACCAGTTCTCGGTGGGCACGTGGCAGGCCGTGGGTGGCACCGGTCTGCCCAGCCAGGCCTCCCCGGCCGAGCAGACCCAGCGCGCCCAGGCCCTGCAGGCCCGGTCCGGGTGGGGCCAGTGGCCCGCCTGCGCCCGCAAGCTCGGCCTCCTCTGA
- a CDS encoding ABC transporter ATP-binding protein produces the protein MSKLEIDHLNKSYGTLRALRDMTFDVHAGEIFGFVGSNGAGKTTAMRIMLGVLAADSGQVRWNGAELDLQARRRVGYMPEERGLYPKMKVGEQLVYLAKLHGMSPADAASATEYWTDRLGVGARRGDNVEKLSLGNQQRVQLAAALVHSPNVLVLDEPFSGLDPVAVDVMSAVLRERAAAGVPVIFSSHQLDLVERLCDRVGIVRAGQMEALGTIDELRTTDRPRWLVDVDAEPATILAWAAGLPGATAQPAPDRPQAVLVELDGATPGTEQQLLTGALALGAVREFAPVRPRLTDLFRHVVTAGDAEPTPPEGSGSRSRRARSEVAA, from the coding sequence GTGAGCAAGCTCGAGATCGACCATCTCAACAAGTCCTACGGCACCCTGCGGGCCTTGCGGGACATGACCTTCGACGTCCACGCCGGGGAGATCTTCGGGTTCGTCGGGTCCAACGGCGCCGGCAAGACCACCGCCATGCGGATCATGCTGGGCGTGCTCGCCGCCGACTCCGGGCAGGTGCGGTGGAACGGCGCCGAGCTCGACCTGCAGGCCCGCCGGCGGGTGGGCTACATGCCCGAGGAGCGCGGCCTGTACCCGAAGATGAAGGTCGGCGAGCAGCTCGTCTACCTCGCGAAGCTGCACGGCATGTCCCCCGCCGACGCCGCCAGCGCCACCGAGTACTGGACCGACCGGCTCGGCGTGGGCGCACGGCGCGGCGACAACGTCGAGAAGCTCTCCCTCGGCAACCAGCAGCGTGTCCAGCTCGCCGCCGCCCTGGTCCACTCCCCCAACGTCCTGGTGCTCGACGAGCCCTTCTCCGGCCTGGACCCCGTCGCGGTCGACGTCATGTCCGCGGTCCTGCGCGAGCGTGCCGCGGCCGGCGTGCCGGTCATCTTCTCCTCCCACCAGCTCGACCTCGTCGAGCGGCTCTGCGACCGCGTCGGCATCGTCCGCGCCGGGCAGATGGAGGCGCTGGGCACCATCGACGAGCTGCGCACCACCGACCGACCGCGCTGGCTCGTCGACGTCGACGCCGAGCCCGCCACCATCCTGGCCTGGGCGGCCGGCCTGCCCGGCGCCACCGCCCAGCCCGCCCCCGACCGGCCTCAGGCCGTGCTCGTCGAGCTGGACGGCGCGACGCCCGGCACCGAGCAGCAGCTGCTCACCGGCGCCCTCGCCCTCGGCGCGGTCCGGGAGTTCGCCCCGGTCCGGCCGCGTCTGACCGACCTGTTCCGGCACGTCGTCACCGCGGGAGACGCCGAGCCCACCCCGCCCGAGGGCAGCGGCTCCCGGTCCCGTCGCGCCCGTTCGGAGGTGGCCGCATGA
- a CDS encoding polysaccharide biosynthesis tyrosine autokinase — translation MDLHEYLGVVRRQWISIGIVVLLAVAAAAVASLTMKPVYAATTQVFVSVRGGATTSDLLQGSSFTRQQVRSYVDIVTTPIVLAPVVELLGLQDDADALGERVTADSPPDTGLINIRVSAEDPQDASATANAIAASFRSAVADVETPEGGSTSPVKISVLREATAPDEPSSPNIPVNLALGLMIGLAIAVVYVVLRERLNTTVHDVEDVASVTSASVIGTIRHDSSAPRRPLAVRDDAYGARAEAYRRLRTNLTFLDVSDPPRSIVLTSAVPTEGTTTTMLNLGLAIADAGRSVIVVDANFRRPSVAEYMGLEGSAGLASVLIGAATPEEIVQPWGASPLAVMPSGQVPSTPSELLGSAAMEGVLAQLEAQYDVVLVDAPPLLPVTDAAVLSRLTSGAIVVVGCGRVHRHQLGEALRSLDSVRARILGLVLNRVQRSKSESYSSYDSRDLSRLRRNARQGAAVAVRK, via the coding sequence GTGGATCTTCATGAGTATCTCGGAGTTGTTCGGAGGCAATGGATCTCCATCGGCATCGTCGTGCTCCTCGCCGTCGCGGCTGCCGCGGTGGCCAGCTTGACGATGAAACCGGTCTACGCGGCCACCACCCAGGTTTTCGTCTCGGTGCGCGGCGGCGCGACCACGTCCGACCTGCTGCAGGGTTCCAGTTTCACCAGGCAGCAAGTGCGCAGTTATGTCGACATCGTGACCACCCCGATCGTTCTCGCACCCGTCGTGGAACTGCTGGGCCTCCAGGACGATGCCGACGCTCTCGGGGAGCGGGTCACGGCCGATTCCCCACCTGACACGGGCCTGATCAACATCCGTGTCTCGGCCGAGGACCCGCAGGACGCCTCGGCCACCGCGAATGCAATCGCGGCGAGCTTCCGTTCTGCCGTGGCCGACGTCGAGACGCCGGAGGGCGGCTCGACGTCACCTGTGAAGATCTCGGTCCTTCGAGAGGCCACGGCCCCTGACGAGCCGTCGTCGCCCAACATCCCGGTGAACCTCGCGCTCGGCCTGATGATCGGTCTTGCGATCGCTGTGGTCTACGTCGTCCTGCGGGAACGGCTGAACACGACGGTGCACGATGTCGAGGACGTTGCGTCCGTCACGAGCGCCAGCGTCATCGGCACGATCCGACACGACAGCTCCGCGCCGCGCCGGCCCCTTGCCGTGCGAGACGACGCATACGGCGCGCGTGCCGAAGCGTATCGGCGACTGCGGACGAACCTCACGTTCCTCGACGTCTCCGACCCTCCCCGGTCGATCGTTCTTACGTCGGCCGTCCCGACCGAAGGCACGACCACCACGATGCTCAACCTCGGCCTGGCCATCGCCGACGCCGGCAGGTCAGTCATCGTCGTGGACGCGAACTTCCGCCGTCCGTCTGTGGCGGAGTACATGGGTCTTGAAGGCAGCGCGGGCCTGGCGAGCGTGCTGATCGGTGCGGCGACGCCGGAGGAGATTGTCCAGCCCTGGGGCGCGAGCCCCCTGGCGGTGATGCCGTCGGGGCAGGTTCCTTCCACCCCCAGCGAGTTGCTCGGGTCCGCGGCGATGGAAGGAGTGCTAGCGCAGCTCGAGGCGCAATACGACGTCGTGCTGGTCGACGCTCCCCCGCTCCTGCCCGTCACCGATGCCGCCGTGCTGTCCCGACTCACCTCGGGTGCGATCGTCGTCGTGGGCTGCGGGCGGGTGCACCGTCACCAGCTGGGCGAGGCGCTGCGATCGCTTGATTCGGTGCGCGCGCGAATCCTGGGGCTCGTGCTCAACCGTGTGCAGCGCAGTAAGTCGGAGAGCTACTCCTCCTACGACTCTCGGGACCTGTCGCGGCTTCGGCGCAACGCTAGGCAGGGCGCCGCGGTCGCGGTCCGGAAGTAG
- a CDS encoding aggregation-promoting factor C-terminal-like domain-containing protein has translation MARHTAGRHNAPELDATPLGPPAPGSRRAARAEAEMTARSGGTGITLPLPAVHTLRAGVLGAVVLGTGAFTVSQVAADPGLAAGDLTAAEAGTLALRSGEAASRSETAGRMALEADGARTFTLAVDDQTHEVITSAATLGEALAEAGVVVGADDNVSAPLSGAVPDGERVEIARVTTEHVTEESVEAHSTVEEKDASLPEGERKVVTAGVDGVASHTYAVKSADGEEVSRELVASVVAAVKVDEVVKVGTKKAVAEVPATTAAVSSGDPRAIGRDLAAARGWGAEQFRCLDALWTRESNWRVHADNPSSSAYGIPQALPGSKMASAGADWATNPATQITWGLGYIAGRYGTPCGAWGHSQSVGWY, from the coding sequence GTGGCACGACACACCGCAGGGCGTCACAACGCTCCCGAGCTTGATGCGACGCCCCTGGGCCCGCCCGCGCCCGGCTCCCGGCGCGCCGCCCGCGCCGAGGCCGAGATGACCGCCCGATCGGGCGGCACCGGCATCACCCTGCCCCTGCCGGCCGTGCACACGCTGCGCGCCGGCGTGCTGGGTGCGGTCGTGCTCGGCACCGGCGCGTTCACGGTCAGCCAGGTCGCGGCCGACCCCGGCCTTGCCGCCGGCGACCTCACCGCCGCCGAGGCCGGCACCCTCGCGCTGCGCTCGGGCGAGGCCGCCTCCCGCTCCGAGACCGCTGGGCGCATGGCGCTCGAGGCCGACGGCGCCCGCACCTTCACGCTCGCGGTGGACGACCAGACCCACGAGGTCATCACCTCCGCCGCCACCCTCGGTGAGGCCCTCGCCGAAGCCGGCGTCGTCGTCGGCGCCGACGACAACGTCTCCGCCCCGCTCTCCGGCGCCGTGCCGGACGGCGAGCGCGTCGAGATCGCCCGCGTCACCACCGAGCACGTCACCGAGGAGAGCGTCGAGGCGCACTCCACCGTCGAGGAGAAGGACGCCTCGCTGCCCGAGGGTGAGCGCAAGGTCGTCACCGCCGGCGTGGACGGCGTCGCCAGCCACACCTACGCCGTCAAGAGCGCCGACGGCGAGGAGGTCTCCCGCGAGCTGGTCGCCTCCGTCGTCGCCGCCGTGAAGGTCGACGAGGTCGTCAAGGTGGGCACCAAGAAGGCCGTCGCCGAGGTGCCCGCGACCACCGCCGCCGTGAGCAGCGGCGACCCGCGCGCGATCGGCCGCGACCTGGCCGCTGCCCGCGGCTGGGGCGCCGAGCAGTTCCGGTGCCTGGACGCCCTGTGGACCCGTGAGTCCAACTGGCGCGTCCACGCCGACAACCCGTCCTCCAGCGCCTACGGCATCCCGCAGGCGCTGCCCGGTTCGAAGATGGCCTCCGCCGGCGCGGACTGGGCCACCAACCCTGCCACCCAGATCACCTGGGGCCTGGGCTACATCGCGGGGCGCTACGGCACCCCGTGCGGTGCCTGGGGCCACTCCCAGAGCGTCGGCTGGTACTGA